A single Lolium perenne isolate Kyuss_39 chromosome 6, Kyuss_2.0, whole genome shotgun sequence DNA region contains:
- the LOC127326824 gene encoding disease resistance protein Pik-2-like codes for MEGAAQLVSTVGQLVGEEYRTLRSVGGQVAELRDELDTMNAVLRMQSDADDGSMDHFVRVWMKQVRELAYDAEDCIHLYIFRVRSRPNDRFFVWSRRLLSTLFSRRRLADEIRDLRARAVVISERHARYGLIREASSRSSYLAPTPRATTHALRAANDPEQFVGISDQAKLLAAKVEKMDDNKERKVFSIVGFGGLGKTTLAMEVCRQMEARFDRQAQVSVSQTFDGRKDLQALLKRVLQQIVMMKPDKEKGIKEEDSLTPGDIDKMDLASLTSTIEEKLKDKRYLIVIDDVWTISAWEVIQSKFPRNNNGSRIIVTTRIDTVAKACSPGSDCIHQIKPLDEKDSEKLFLSRAFGSKDASCPKELAAEMGKLLKKCAGLPMAIVSIASLLASYQSPDSKGMWERICRSIGSEMESNPTLEGMRQIVTLSYNHLPHHLKLCMMYLSIFPEDYVVFKDRLLHRWIAEGLVEEKRGLTLLEVAEGYYKELMSRNLIDPAPFASNDDDGGVETCKVHDMILEVMVSKSLEANFVSLVGGQYIGMSYDKIRRLSIHGIEDEAKDLSPPPKKMAAGRHGRRNVMEGMNLKHVRSFSMFELKGHKLLDRLDEFTLLRVLDLEGCKGLRNKHLRDICRMYLLKFLSMRGTDITVIPPSVGDLEHLQMLDARGTYVKELPETVTNLEKLERLLFSTKGFWSPTWQPPSGISRMKALREVNNIVIRDNIQVAKEIGDLEGLQGIVVYVNGRSKVHEEVRKHLAASLCRTNALRWLNVGDTSTSFDNHLDYLMDLPSPPQLLRYLRFDGGFSRLPNWVGSLSYLVEFCMSYGLLEGDQPFAVLCKAPNLRIIRLQKYFYRGDQLVARTAHNFPALKEMRVSCITQFPSIFSFEEGSMTELETLEVEFYDKQKSIEGVEHLKKLKEVQLRGFKHNPAIESALKLLKEDSDRRSKDNNQFVVGVKYWGS; via the exons ATGGAGGGCGCGGCGCAGCTTGTGTCGACGGTGGGACAGCTGGTGGGCGAGGAGTACCGGACACTCCGCAGCGTCGGAGGCCAGGTGGCGGAGCTGAGGGACGAGCTGGACACCATGAACGCCGTCCTCCGCATGCAGTCTGATGCTGACGACGGCTCCATGGACCACTTCGTTCGGGTGTGGATGAAGCAGGTCCGGGAGCTGGCCTACGATGCCGAGGACTGCATCCACCTCTACATCTTCCGCGTCCGGAGCAGACCCAACGACCGCTTCTTCGTCTGGTCCAGACGGCTTCTCTCCACGCTCTTCTCTCGCCGCCGACTGGCTGATGAGATCCGGGACCTCCGCGCCCGTGCCGTCGTCATCAGCGAGCGCCATGCGCGGTACGGCCTCATCCGGGAGGCGTCGTCCCGCTCCTCTTATCTTGCCCCCACGCCAAGAGCGACGACACACGCGCTCCGTGCTGCCAACGACCCAGAGCAGTTCGTCGGCATCAGCGACCAAGCTAAGCTCCTGGCCGCCAAGGTCGAGAAGATGGATGATAACAAGGAGCGCAAGGTGTTCTCCATAGTGGGTTTCGGGGGCCTCGGCAAGACTACGCTAGCCATGGAGGTGTGCCGGCAGATGGAGGCGAGGTTCGATCGGCAGGCGCAAGTGTCCGTGTCCCAGACCTTCGACGGAAGGAAGGACCTTCAGGCCTTGCTCAAGCGCGTGCTGCAGCAGATCGTCATGATGAAGCCCGACAAGGAGAAAGGCATCAAGGAAGAGGACTCCCTCACTCCCGGTGATATCGACAAGATGGATCTCGCAAGCCTCACCTCCACGATCGAGGAGAAACTCAAGGACAAGAG GTACCTCATCGTGATCGACGATGTATGGACCATATCAGCGTGGGAAGTGATCCAATCCAAGTTTCCTAGAAACAACAATGGGAGTAGAATCATAGTGACCACTCGGATAGACACTGTGGCTAAAGCATGCAGCCCTGGTAGTGACTGCATACATCAGATCAAGCCCCTTGATGAAAAGGACTCTGAAAAGTTGTTCCTTAGTAGAGCATTTGGCTCCAAGGATGCCTCTTGCCCCAAGGAGCTCGCAGCCGAAATGGGAAAACTCTTAAAGAAATGTGCTGGGCTGCCAATGGCCATTGTTAGCATTGCCAGCCTTTTGGCGAGCTACCAATCGCCGGACAGTAAAGGTATGTGGGAAAGAATTTGCAGATCAATTGGTTCTGAGATGGAGAGCAACCCTACCCTGGAGGGGATGAGGCAGATAGTCACACTCAGCTACAACCACCTACCTCATCACCTGAAGCTCTGCATGATGTATCTTAGTATTTTTCCTGAGGATTATGTGGTGTTTAAGGACCGGCTCTTGCATAGATGGATTGCTGAAGGATTGGTAGAAGAGAAGAGGGGTTTGACATTGTTGGAGGTAGCAGAAGGCTACTACAAGGAGCTAATGAGTAGGAACCTGATTGATCCAGCCCCTTTCGCAAGCAACGATGATGATGGGGGGGTGGAGACCTGCAAGGTTCATGACATGATACTAGAGGTAATGGTGTCCAAATCACTGGAGGCAAATTTTGTTAGCCTGGTAGGTGGCCAATACATAGGGATGTCTTACGATAAGATTCGCCGCCTTTCCATCCATGGCATAGAAGATGAAGCCAAGGATTTATCTCCACCACCCAAGAAAATGGCAGCGGGACGACATGGTAGGAGGAATGTAATGGAGGGGATGAACTTGAAACACGTCCGATCATTTAGCATGTTTGAGCTGAAAGGGCACAAGCTGCTTGATCGACTAGACGAGTTCACTCTGCTAAGGGTACTTGATCTGGAAGGCTGCAAGGGCCTAAGAAACAAGCATCTTCGGGATATATGCCGGATGTACCTCCTAAAGTTCTTGAGCATGAGGGGTACAGATATAACTGTGATTCCTCCAAGTGTGGGTGATCTAGAGCACTTGCAGATGCTAGATGCACGTGGTACGTATGTGAAGGAACTACCAGAAACAGtgacaaatctagagaagcttgagcGCCTGCTCTTCTCCACCAAGGGCTTCTGGTCACCAACGTGGCAGCCACCAAGTGGGATATCTCGGATGAAGGCTCTGCGAGAGGTGAATAACATAGTAATCAGAGACAACATCCAGGTCGCCAAAGAGATCGGTGATCTGGAAGGACTGCAAGGCATAGTTGTGTACGTCAATGGCAGATCAAAGGTTCATGAGGAAGTCCGTAAGCATCTCGCTGCCTCCCTGTGTAGGACAAACGCCCTCCGGTGGCTCAATGTTGGAGACACTAGTACTAGTTTCGATAATCATTTGGATTATCTGATGGACCTCccctcgccgccgcagctcctTCGTTACCTTCGGTTTGATGGCGGGTTTTCTAGGTTGCCAAACTGGGTCGGGTCACTCTCATATCTTGTAGAGTTCTGCATGTCCTATGGACTCCTTGAGGGTGACCAACCATTCGCTGTCCTTTGCAAAGCGCCCAACTTGAGGATCATCCGGCTGCAGAAATATTTCTACAGGGGTGACCAACTGGTTGCACGAACTGCCCACAACTTCCCGGCACTCAAGGAGATGAGAGTCAGCTGTATAACTCAATTCCCGAGCATTTTCAGTTTTGAGGAAGGATCCATGACAGAGCTCGAGACGCTGGAAGTGGAGTTCTATGACAAGCAAAAGAGCATTGAGGGCGTGGAGCACTTGAAGAAGCTTAAAGAGGTGCAGCTCCGTGGCTTTAAGCACAACCCCGCAATAGAGAGTGCTCTCAAGCTCCTGAAGGAGGACAGTGATAGGCGCTCCAAGGACAACAATCAGTTTGTAGTTGGAGTCAAATACTGGGGAAGCTAG